The following nucleotide sequence is from Synchiropus splendidus isolate RoL2022-P1 chromosome 1, RoL_Sspl_1.0, whole genome shotgun sequence.
CAGCAGTGGCACACCTTCACCTTGGACAGAAAACAAATCCCCACTGAGTTTAAATGCCAACTTAACAGGTCTTTATGACGGAGAAATGTCTTCCTTACCCAGTTTGAGGAACTTAAATCTCTTgtgggccaaaaaaaaagtcttctacTGTCTTACCTTTAATAAGCACAAAATCCAACACTTGACTCGCTTGTGGTCCCGCGAACACAACGTGACCACAGCCAACTGTCACCTCCCAAGTCCTTCCGGTTCAAGCAAGAAAGAACAGGGAACCAAAGTTCCAGAGAAGTCTGTGACCTGTCAGCGACTCCTTTTTAGCTTCCCCTTCTCCCTCGTGTGTTTAAAAAGGGAGGTGTCTCACAGTCATTTGTGCTGTGACtgatggtgtcagaagtaggatCATGACTCAGGCTGTTGGATGTCAATGTTGGAACAGCAGGGCCTGTGAACCAGATTTGAACTGTATCACGATCCTCTCCCACTTCCTCACAATTTTACCGCATCTcaaaacatgcatttattttgaaagcatgTGACAACTCGCTGTGTAGCAACAACGATGGTGGAACACAGGGTCATGGGCTTGAATCCCACTGAGGTTGCCAGAACTCAAATGAGCCAGATTTTCTGCAAGATGACATTCAGATAAGGTGGAAGATGTGTGAGGAAACAATTTAAGCTCAGTCATAAATTTGAAAATGTTCAATAGTCATTTCCAATAAATATCCTCCTCACAAGCTGTTGAGGAACTAGATGTGGTGGAATTTGGTGAGAAGTTTTAGACTTCTCTAGACTTCTAGATTTGCATGAGATGAGCCCAGATGCAAAAACACCCTGCTCTCTTGAAAGTATATTTAAATAGATGAGGACATCATAAACTCTCTTCTGTGGGTTTAAAGGCAGATGTTTCCAAAAACACCTTCCTTCTCACAGAATTCTCTTAATGGTTTAGATTGCTGCTTCTAAAATTGCAATCAACCAGAGACCATGATCCCTCCAGGATGTGCTGGGTTTGCCTCAGTTAGACATGTGCAGCACACCTCTCTCCCCGGCAGCAAAGGGAGCAGTTTCACTGAGACTCTGCTGGGCGACCATCTGTCTGAACTCTGAGGGAGTCCACTCTTGTCAGGGAAAAGAGAACTGAGTGTGCACTGTGCAATAAATTACCTCTTTTTCTATTCATGGAAATGTCTGCCCGGAAAAGCAGTTGTTttcaagaacattttttttctcctaaatGTTACATTAGTTTTAAGTTTACTGAGTGCATGTACATTTAACCAGTTAGTTATGATCCTTCTGGCTGGCAGAAAACCAGGTTGAAATTACAAGTAATTTTATTAgtaaatgtattgttttatttcaaaaccAGGTAACGGATGTGGccattatttttgctttacaGAAGAAATGTGTCCCGTGTTTTGATGTGGAAGGTTAGCGGAAGGTTAACATTGCTGAACAGGAATGAAGAAGCTCGTGGGTTCCTCTTTCTATCTGTATATAGTCGTCTCTTGCTCTTCGATGACTGCACACAGACTCGTCGGAGAGCCTCCTCCAGTGACATGGATCTCCAGGACTGGATGTCCTTGCTGCCCGAGCAGCTGTGGGACACCCCGCTGACTCACCTGGCCATACCTGGTACtgttcctctggctccttctctTCATCACCTTGATTCCAGTTGTGTACAAATAAGTCTTTTGTTGCATCTCCAGAATTTAAATAGTCAATTACgttttattgtgttttactgtcagataattattattaattctaATTATATAGTTATCTTTTtgtagtattttttaaattgtgtcaAGATTTCAGGTCCGTAGAGAAACAACAATTTTGTGGCGTACCAtattcatatgtgtgtgtggacacaGGGAGTCATGACACCATGACCTACAATCTAGACATCTGCTCTCCTCTGGTGAAGTCGGAGCCTGACTCCCTCAGACGCCTGGATcaattctgctgctgcttcaccaggCCGGTCATCTATCGGTGGGCTACcacacaggtgagtgctggATGGTTCATGGTGTCACAGTGAGGTTTAGGTAAATGAAATAGTCCCTCGCTGGTAATGGGTTGGTAGTGAGTTGAATCAGAAAGGGGTGTTCTTCATGTTACGCAGCAGAAACCTGAGGGGATTTTGATGGTGTCTTCTACAGGATAAAACTATGGAGGAGCAGCTGTCTTTGGGGATTCGCTACTTTGACCTGCGTATCGCACACAAGCCTGATGATGAAACCACAAACCTCTACTTCAAACATGTGATTTACACTTACGATGTGGTCCTGGTGAGTCTGCTAATGTTTTTTATGATGTTGATGCCTTTTAAGAAACCATTTCTGTTGTGATGAATGAATCGGTTCAACACATGATCACACCATATGATTGAAATTCAAGTGTTTCAGCATTAAATACCTAAAGATCTTTGTCTTTTGGTTGCTGGTTCAATCCCAGCTTCGGACTTGTTTGTGTCAATGTCTCCCTGAGTGAGAGACACTTACCACCTGTGAGTGAGTAGGTGACATGGTTTCATCTATATAGgaattgtgatttaaaaaaaagtgtagcaCTCTGTTTGGATCCCTTAGTTTTGTGAATGATATCCACTGTCCACAGATATAAACGATTGTGCTCAGGTGTGACCCCCCTGATCTCCGTCATGGTAAGACTTTGTGTCCTCCTCAGGACACTCTGGCATCCCTCGCCGCGTGGCTGGACTCCCACCCGAAGGAAATCGTCATCTTGGCTTGTAGCCACTTTGAAGGCATGGACGACAAACTCCACCGGACTTTTATTACATCTCTCAAGAAGCTCTTCGGGTCGAAGCTTTGTCCAAGACAGGTCAGCGTCTTCACAGATGTGCTCACAGTGTGAGGGCGACCCCTGCAGCTGAGTGCTCTGCTCCACACAGGGGTCATCGTTGACTCTGCGAGGTCTGTGGTCATCTGGGCACCAGGTTATAGTCTCCTATGAAGCACCGATTGCGTACCAGTACCAGGAACTGTGGCCAAGCATCACGTACTGGTGGGCCAACCAGCGCACGGCTGAAGAACTCATCAGCTAcatggagaagatgaagagagCTGGACGACCctgtgagtcatgtgacgtcaGACTGGCAGTAATGTGCTTCATTTGGAGCAAGGCAGCAGTGTCAGAAAGTCAAGGTTTATTTTGAGGGGTGaaatttcaattattattattattattaaaacaaaaagcaaaatgtaGAGACTCTGTAAGAAATGAAAAGTATAACAAAAACCAAGTTAAAACTAATTTGatacgattaaaaaaatatagataGATTAGACAGTAAAATTAAATGCAATTTTGATTTGGCATCACTTTTTTCAGAAGTGAAGCTCAACTCATTCTGCAGTataattgaaaatatttatttgttttaaaaagctGCACTTTCCAAAGCTCTCTCTATTGTCTGTTCCATCACAGGGAGCTTCTTCGTGACCGGCTTGAACTTGACCACTGATCAGAATTACATCATCATGCACCTGCTACAATCTCTGCGGACGCTGACCTACGCCGAGTGGCCGCGTCTGCAGGACTGGGTGGCGCAGCAGACTCCAGGATCAGATCCTCATAGTCTCAACATCATCGCGGGAGACTTCGTGGGTCCACTTGCACTCAGCCGCCTGGTGATCGACCTCAATAACAAACTTCTGCAGAAGAACAGCAGGaagatggacgagattaacatACATTAACATTAAACAGCTTTAACTGACTCCAGAACagcatttgaacaaacatgaatAAGGTTCGATGTTACATTTCTACTGTGTGAAACTGTGAAGGTGATTGTTTACCAGAGCTACAGACTAGTTTGTCATGCGAACACAGTGCAACATTGAGATTGACTGTCACGCTCTCTTGTTGCTCCAGATCATGAAGAAACTTTCAATGATGCAAAGTAGTGTTATCAGCCTTCTAGTGTTCTTATATTTTCAATAAACTGATATGTATCATTGGCTCTCCATCAAGTCTCTTCTGTAGACAGATGCTTAGATTACATCACAGTAAAGGCCACTCAAGTGGTCTGTTCACAAAACTGGAGCAATTATGGACCAGAATCTAAAGTACTGATCAGAGAAAATGATGTTCCCAAACTACTCCAGGTCTGCTGAAATATTATGATCTGGATTAGATAAATCGAACTCAGGATCATCCGTCCGTCAGGAATGTGCGACACCTAACACTGGTTTCGTGTGTCCAGCGCCTGTGTTCCTAGATCCTCTGCTTTGGTTCCCCATCAGAATGGCTTCTTTTTGCTTACTGAAATCTGTAATGAAAGAAGCTGGGATATAACCTGCTCAACAACAATCTGTCTCACCACTCTGTCTGAGTCACAGGTTCTGGTGCCTTGTCTGTCTACTGTAGTTCCCACATGAACAGATATCAACCCTCGCAGCAGTATACGTGGTTCCTTAGATGTCTGCCCCCTGATGTTGGCGTCCTGGATTTTGTGTTGCAAGTAGTCTTTTGTGCTTTCGTCTGCCCCCTTCAACGATCCAATTTCTTGCCGACGCACTGTTCCTAAGCCAGAAGAGCATCAGCAGGCAGATGTGGCTATAGTGGCTATGAGTATATCGAGTTGTTGCATGTGGTGATGCATTATAGTTACAGTTCTCCCAGATGATCTGGCCAGTGTCTTTTCAGGTGGAAGCACATGCATCTTACCGAGTTTAGCCTTGATCTGAATGTAAACATTCAGGTGCATGCTACTTAAAGAAACCTCTTCTTTAACAGCACTCTGGCCATGTCTTTACTGACACATTCTCCCATCCATCTGTGGCTGGCTCAAGCAAGGTCAAATCTACCGCCACGACTACGAATTACCCAGTAGCCAAAAATAACTTCATGGGTGGATGAATCTTGGGGTGGTGCACATCATGTTGGTGTTTTTTTACCCATTGATGAACACAACAGCTCTAGTGTTCACTCTATTCCTTGATGACCTACTCCATCATGGACACTCTCCATTGCTGATCGCTGCAAAACATTTGGCCACAAGGAGCAGGAAGCATTCACCACGACGCACATCCTCTGTGACTCTGCACCACAGCCCCTCATTTTGTAATCTGATGCCAATGCTTCAACAATTCCTGACAGGTCTGGTGAGCACTTTCCTCTAGGCTCCAggagatgttttcttttttttttttttaatcccacaaAGACCTGTAAAGACTCAACGTGGGATCTTGAGCCTGAAAGATCTTTAACTCTTCCTTTCAACAGCTGGGACAACCTgattgacttttatttattttgaaagcatgTGACAACTCACTATGTAGCAACAATGATGGTGGAACAATGGATCATTGGCTTGAATCTCAGTGAGGTTGCCATCAGGAAAAGTCCTAAGCACTAACAGCCATTACTCTGGATAAAAGCATCTGGAATTGAATGTTCTCTATCACCTTTCCATCGGTTCATGGGAGATGCTACACATTTCCCAAGAACATTTCTGACACTTAACTAACAAGTAAACTTGACAATGTGTTCTCAGAATATGAGGCTACACGTCTTCATGGCTCATTTCAACATCAGCAAATATGGTTGATCTTATAAACAAGTGAGTCAACttagaaatgttgaaatgtctgTTTTAGATATTTCAACCAACACTTGAACTCAAATGAgacagattttctgcattgcaTTAGTATTAGCCACAGATGGAAActatgagaaaacaagttaaGCCGTGAAAAGCTTATAATATAAATAGGACAAAATCACTGTCTTCCAAAAAATATCCTCCTCACAAGCTGTTGAGGAATTACATGTGGTGGAACAGGGTGTGAAGATTTTGACTTCTCTGACTCAATTTGCATGAGAAGCGCCCAGATGCAAAAACACCCTGCTCTCTCAAAAGTATATTTAAATAGATGAGAGCATCATAAACTCTCTCCTGTGGGTTCAAAGGCAGATGTttccaaaaatgttttccttctcaTATGGAATTCCCTGAATGGTTTAGATTGTTGGTTGCTTCTAAAATCTGCATTCTAAGGTCGCACGGGCAGTAGCTGTACTGAAGAGTTCTGGCTCTCCAGAAACCCCAGGCCCCGTCAAACCAGAGACATGATCCCTCCAGGATGTGCTGGGTTTGCCTCAGTTAGACATGTGAAGCACACCTCTCTCGCCGGCAGCAAAGGCAGCAGTTTCACTGAGACTCAGCCGGACGACCATCTGTATGAAGTGAGATCCTGAGGTGCAGTTGTTTAAGTGTGGCCGAGTTAgaaaagagcgccacctagcgaAGGAGCAGGGGTGAACAGTGACAAACAACCCAACTCGCCGACGCCGACCGAAGCTAGACTCGGTCCCAGATCCTTGTAGAGTGCACTGCCACCGCTTCTCTTCCAGAGAACCGTTCGCACTGGCGCCTCCAGCACACGCCCACTCCTCAGCGTGACTTGGCTCCGTGACGTCCAGCCCAGGTGTTCCCGATCAACACGCAACATCCCGGACGAAAGAATAATTCGCACGAAAATACAACATGCAGTAGACACTTAATAACTGCGTAAGTCACACATCATAAAGATGAAACCTTTTAAGTGCATTTACATTCAACCGGTTAGTCGCCTGCCACATGGAATTGCATAAAGTgaacgttttatttattttattttatttcgaaaCCGGGTGTAACAGAAGGAGCTATTGTTTTTTGCTCAACAGAGGAGACGTATCCGGTGTTTCGATTGGGCAGGTGAGCGGGTCACGTTGCTGAAGAGGAATCAGGAAGCGCCTGGGTTCGACTTTCTGTCTGCGGATGATCGTCTCTCGATCTTGGATGACTGCACACGGG
It contains:
- the LOC128747055 gene encoding PI-PLC X domain-containing protein 1-like is translated as MDLQDWMSLLPEQLWDTPLTHLAIPGSHDTMTYNLDICSPLVKSEPDSLRRLDQFCCCFTRPVIYRWATTQDKTMEEQLSLGIRYFDLRIAHKPDDETTNLYFKHVIYTYDVVLDTLASLAAWLDSHPKEIVILACSHFEGMDDKLHRTFITSLKKLFGSKLCPRQGSSLTLRGLWSSGHQVIVSYEAPIAYQYQELWPSITYWWANQRTAEELISYMEKMKRAGRPWSFFVTGLNLTTDQNYIIMHLLQSLRTLTYAEWPRLQDWVAQQTPGSDPHSLNIIAGDFVGPLALSRLVIDLNNKLLQKNSRKMDEINIH